The nucleotide window CAAACAAGGAGAGGAGGTGATATTAATGAAGAGACTCTTTACGTTAATGCTCGTTGTTACATTCCTTCTCAGCGTAGGAATCCTTACCAGTGAAGGAGCAAGTTACATCGGCGGCGGAAAGTGCAAGATGTGTCATATAAAGGAATATAAGTCATGGCAGGAAACAAAGATGGCAACAAGCACTGATAATTTAAAACCGGGCGTCAAGGCGGCTGAAAAAAAGAAGGCAGGAATAGACCCTAACAAAGACTATACTGCTGACCCGAATTGTCTGAAATGCCATACAACAGGCTACGGCAAAGGCGGTTTCAAGAGCCTTGCAGAAACACCTGAGTTGGCTAACGTACAGTGCGAAGGATGCCACGGTCCCGGAAGCGACTACTTACAAATAATGAAGAAGAACAAGGAGTTCAAGCTGTCTGAGGCAAAGGCTAAAGGACTGATAATTCCTTCAGAGGATGAAAAAGGCTGTATGGAATGCCATGGAGGGGACGGCCCATTCAACGAAAAAGTTGATGCCAAGTACAAGTTCAACTTCAAAGAAAAGCTTAAGACCACCCACGAGCATATACCGCTTAAATATCAGCACTAAGAGTTGTTGTGAGGCAGCAATTTAAAAAAGGAATCCGGATTTTCCGGATTCCTTTTTTTTGCGGCACGAATTTGCCCCGGCTGAAATAAGTTTTATTAATTAATTCTATTTGACCTCAATTCTGTAATTGCTTATTATTAAATATATGAAGTGGACTATCAAAATCAGGTGAGAGGGGAAAAACAGCCTGAGAAAAACCTTGAAGCAGATAATTTTATTGTTTTCATTTTTATTCCTGATTACCCCTCCGGCCTATGCTGTCAATATTCCGCATGGCGGGACAGTGCCTGATTTTACCCTGAACGCCCTTGATGGAAAGGTTGTTTCATTGGGCAAACACAAAGGCTCAATAGTAATTGTCATTTATTGGAAGCCAGACCACAAACGTTCCCTTGATGCGCTTAAAGACGTTCATGATATCCTCCGCGGATATAAAGATAAGGGCGTGCGTGCTATAAGTCTGACAGCAGGCGGAGAAAACAGGGAAAAGATTCAAAAGGCAGTCAATGATAACGGCATAGATTTCCCTGTCCTTACAGATGCAGACAGGCAGGTGTTTGGAGACTACGGGATAAGGGTATATCCATCAACATTGGTTATAGACAGGAATTTTAAGCTTACCTATGAGATTCCCGGACATCCTCTTACATATAAGACAACCCTTGAGGCATATCTTCAGTATATGCTCGGCGAAATAGACAGCAAGAAATTAGATGATATCCTTTCCTTCATGCCAGAGGCTGTTGACGAGGCATCGGCAATAGCAGAAAGAAGGTACAATCTTGCGCTAAAATTTACAGAGTCAGGGCTTTACGGGCAGGCGGAAGAAGCCGTCAAAAAATCCATAGAGATAAAACCCGGTATTGCCAGGCCCCATATAATGCTTGGCTTCCTGTTTCTTGCTGCAAAAGAAGCGGATAAAGCGGTTGATGAGTTTAGTAAGGCGTTGCAAATAGAGCCTGCCTCACATGATGCAAAGACAGGACTTGGCGCAGCGTTTATCTTAAAAGGAGACATTACTCAAGCTTTAAAAATTCTTGCTGATTCCGTTGATAAAAACCCATGCCCTCTGAGGGCATACTACGAACTTGGCAGGGCGTATGAGTTGAATGAAAATCGCTGGGAATATATAAAAAGGCTCTTCAGGATTATTTCAGGGGACATATAATCCCCTTTTTGCATGAAACCAGATAAATTAGATTATTCTGAGCCAGTCTTAAATCGTAGTTTCCCCGTATAGACAGGGAGTGCAAACTTCAGCAGTAACGTAAAGACCATCGCCCCGGCAGCCCATATGCCGATGGTTATACTTTTTTCAACTGCACTGGGGCTGTACTCATAGATTTCTCCAAGTGTGCTGGGGATAAATCCCGGGACAATCAGCCCCATGCCTTTTTCTATGTAAACTCCCAGGATTATCAAAGTACATGCCAAATTTAAGGTGAAATAATTCTCTCTTGTTTTCGGTCTCAGGAAGAGTATGAAAGCGGTTATGTTGAATATCAGGGCAAGCCACATCCAGATAACCATGTTGGA belongs to Nitrospirota bacterium and includes:
- a CDS encoding redoxin domain-containing protein; this encodes MKQIILLFSFLFLITPPAYAVNIPHGGTVPDFTLNALDGKVVSLGKHKGSIVIVIYWKPDHKRSLDALKDVHDILRGYKDKGVRAISLTAGGENREKIQKAVNDNGIDFPVLTDADRQVFGDYGIRVYPSTLVIDRNFKLTYEIPGHPLTYKTTLEAYLQYMLGEIDSKKLDDILSFMPEAVDEASAIAERRYNLALKFTESGLYGQAEEAVKKSIEIKPGIARPHIMLGFLFLAAKEADKAVDEFSKALQIEPASHDAKTGLGAAFILKGDITQALKILADSVDKNPCPLRAYYELGRAYELNENRWEYIKRLFRIISGDI